One Flagellimonas sp. CMM7 genomic region harbors:
- a CDS encoding alkylphosphonate utilization protein: MDTKDSNGNVLEDGDNVHVVKDLKIKGMSKTLKRGNVIKNIRLTGNPQEVECRVGKAQIVLKTQFLKKA, from the coding sequence ATGGATACGAAAGATAGTAATGGAAATGTTCTTGAAGATGGAGATAACGTTCATGTAGTCAAAGACTTAAAGATTAAGGGAATGTCCAAAACCCTAAAAAGGGGAAATGTGATAAAGAATATTAGACTAACCGGTAATCCACAAGAAGTAGAGTGCAGAGTTGGAAAGGCCCAAATAGTATTAAAGACCCAATTTTTGAAAAAAGCTTAA
- a CDS encoding AraC family transcriptional regulator produces MQYILDQIPIRHNLASHLMFLGVVQGIFLSFVILFRSKRESATILFGWALLIQCLVFADTYLCYTGLIKYILHFNDSTEVFVLLIAPTIYFFIYALLERKQVTFKKHWPHFLLPLLYGLSQINYYLAPIEVKLNAYLGAYYDNLGYVSVPDPFSYSFQEIKDKFRWMVLFSLLFYIILAARLVFKANSKKTFSPKNIKVDKYAFSRNTVVIFSCLLVFIFLIFLNYDDDGGDHYIGILQTIITFSTSFFIISESRFFEKSWIADKYETLTSSSILFDDIEKCISEDDRFLNQNISLKNLAERLNSNTNLVSKLINSETGMNFNDYLNQKRIVIAKDRLISHKYSNLTIEAIGLSVGFKSKSAFYTAFKKHTSTSPSMFMKQKTG; encoded by the coding sequence ATGCAATATATACTTGATCAAATTCCTATCAGACATAACCTTGCATCTCATTTAATGTTTCTTGGTGTTGTCCAAGGCATTTTTTTAAGTTTTGTTATTCTTTTTCGCTCAAAAAGGGAATCTGCTACAATTCTTTTTGGGTGGGCCTTATTAATACAGTGTTTAGTCTTTGCGGACACGTATTTATGCTACACGGGATTAATAAAATATATCCTGCATTTTAATGATTCCACAGAAGTCTTTGTCCTTTTGATTGCCCCGACCATCTATTTCTTCATTTATGCCCTGCTTGAAAGAAAACAGGTTACTTTTAAAAAACATTGGCCTCATTTCTTGCTTCCGCTATTGTATGGGCTATCACAAATCAATTATTATTTGGCCCCTATCGAGGTAAAGCTAAATGCCTATCTAGGAGCTTATTATGATAATTTAGGGTATGTATCCGTTCCCGACCCCTTCAGCTATTCTTTTCAGGAGATAAAGGATAAATTTAGGTGGATGGTTCTATTCAGTCTTCTTTTTTATATCATTCTTGCCGCCAGACTGGTTTTCAAAGCTAATAGCAAGAAGACCTTTTCACCAAAAAACATAAAAGTCGATAAATACGCTTTTTCACGAAACACTGTTGTCATTTTTAGCTGTCTTTTAGTATTTATATTTCTGATTTTCCTCAACTATGATGATGATGGGGGAGATCATTATATTGGAATTCTGCAAACTATAATAACCTTTTCAACTTCGTTTTTCATTATTTCAGAATCCAGGTTTTTTGAAAAATCTTGGATTGCCGATAAGTACGAAACACTTACTTCTAGCTCAATTCTATTTGATGATATTGAAAAATGTATTTCCGAAGATGACCGCTTTCTAAACCAAAACATATCTTTAAAGAATTTAGCGGAAAGGCTTAATTCCAACACGAATCTTGTTTCCAAACTAATCAATTCTGAAACAGGAATGAACTTTAACGACTATCTAAACCAAAAAAGAATCGTCATTGCAAAAGACCGGTTAATTAGTCATAAATATTCCAATTTAACTATTGAAGCTATTGGTCTGTCGGTAGGCTTCAAATCTAAATCGGCCTTTTACACCGCTTTCAAAAAGCATACGAGTACTTCACCATCCATGTTTATGAAACAAAAAACGGGTTAA
- a CDS encoding ABC transporter ATP-binding protein, with translation MAEKKVSILKAFKTIIWPKRKLVFIGLLLIAISKAASFVTPIASKHLIDDVIVNKDIDMLKYLVAGVISAIFVQAITSFLLTRILSVQAQYLISELRAQVQKKVLSLPIRFFDNTKSGALVSRIMSDVEGVRNLIGTGLVQLVGGVITAVVSLILLMDISVFMTLFTFIPLIIFSLIALKAFKIIRPIFRDRGKINAEVKGRLTETLGGIRVIKGFNAEQQEQEVFETGVDRLYQNVKKSLTTTAFMTSSSTFLLGIATTSVMGFGGYKIIEGNLTVGEFVEFTVLLGLMIAPIVQMSNIGSQLTEALAGLDRTEELMNMDEESMEGERMIQLDSVIGSMHFSNVSFSYEEDKEVLHDISFSVKPGEVIALVGSSGSGKSTIAGLAASFLNPDSGTITIDGQDLAKVNLNSFRQHLGVVLQDDFLFEGTIKENILFPRPDASEEQLQQAVKAAYVDEFTDRFDDGLDTLIGERGVKLSGGQRQRIAIARAVLADPKILILDEATSSLDTESEALIQKSLAELTKGRTTFVIAHRLSTIRKANQILVIENGNIAEQGTHDELIASEGRYYNLFTYQARI, from the coding sequence ATGGCAGAAAAAAAAGTAAGCATTTTAAAGGCATTTAAAACCATTATCTGGCCCAAAAGAAAATTGGTTTTCATTGGATTGCTGCTTATTGCAATTAGTAAAGCGGCAAGTTTTGTAACCCCTATTGCTTCTAAGCACTTGATTGATGATGTCATCGTTAATAAAGATATTGACATGCTCAAATATCTAGTCGCTGGCGTAATTTCAGCAATTTTTGTGCAAGCAATCACTTCTTTTTTACTAACGAGGATCTTAAGTGTACAGGCGCAATACTTAATTTCTGAACTAAGGGCGCAAGTGCAGAAAAAAGTGCTTTCCCTTCCCATACGTTTTTTTGACAACACAAAATCTGGCGCTTTGGTCTCGCGAATCATGTCTGACGTTGAAGGAGTTCGGAATTTAATTGGAACCGGTTTGGTTCAGTTAGTTGGTGGAGTTATCACTGCTGTTGTCTCATTAATTCTACTAATGGATATTAGTGTTTTTATGACCCTTTTTACTTTTATCCCTCTCATTATTTTTTCGCTGATTGCCCTAAAAGCTTTTAAGATCATACGTCCAATTTTTAGAGATCGTGGAAAAATAAACGCGGAAGTAAAAGGAAGGTTGACAGAAACTCTGGGAGGTATCAGGGTAATCAAAGGGTTTAATGCAGAACAACAGGAGCAAGAGGTTTTTGAAACTGGGGTTGACCGTTTGTATCAAAACGTAAAAAAAAGTTTGACCACTACAGCTTTTATGACCAGTTCTTCTACCTTTTTATTAGGTATTGCAACTACAAGCGTTATGGGCTTTGGGGGTTACAAAATCATTGAAGGTAATCTTACCGTTGGCGAGTTTGTTGAATTCACTGTACTTCTAGGTTTAATGATTGCACCAATAGTACAAATGAGCAATATTGGTAGTCAACTGACTGAAGCTTTGGCAGGGCTTGACAGAACAGAAGAATTGATGAACATGGATGAAGAGTCAATGGAGGGGGAACGGATGATACAACTTGATTCTGTCATTGGCAGTATGCATTTTTCCAACGTTTCTTTTTCGTACGAGGAAGACAAAGAGGTCTTGCATGATATTAGTTTTAGCGTTAAACCAGGAGAAGTTATTGCGTTAGTGGGCAGCTCTGGCTCTGGAAAATCAACAATAGCTGGGTTGGCAGCCAGTTTTCTTAATCCAGATTCTGGAACCATTACTATTGATGGACAAGATTTGGCCAAGGTTAACCTAAACAGTTTCAGGCAACACTTGGGAGTGGTATTGCAGGATGACTTTTTATTTGAAGGCACTATAAAAGAAAATATTCTTTTTCCAAGGCCTGATGCTTCTGAAGAACAGCTACAACAGGCGGTAAAAGCAGCCTATGTTGATGAGTTTACAGACCGATTTGATGATGGGCTGGATACTTTGATTGGCGAACGCGGTGTAAAACTATCAGGTGGGCAACGACAACGCATTGCCATTGCTCGTGCTGTTTTGGCGGATCCAAAGATTCTTATTTTGGATGAAGCCACCTCTAGTTTAGATACAGAATCCGAAGCATTGATTCAGAAAAGTTTGGCCGAATTGACCAAAGGAAGAACCACTTTTGTAATTGCCCACCGTTTAAGCACCATTAGAAAAGCGAATCAAATTTTGGTGATTGAAAATGGTAATATTGCAGAGCAGGGCACCCATGATGAATTAATAGCTTCCGAAGGAAGGTATTATAACCTATTTACTTATCAGGCGAGGATTTAA
- a CDS encoding metallophosphoesterase, which yields MSSYTRLDRAYQNAKIISFDDRDKFILFSDCHRGDNSFADDFANNRNIYFHALNHYYREGFSYCELGDGDELWENISFESIFEAHKNVFQLLRKFHLENRLYMVWGNHDMVYRDKSYVDKHLSSYFEPIDDSDKELFEGITYHEALILKHKETQQELFCTHGHQADWWNYVCWRIGRFLVRVLWKPLQVVGIADPTSPAKNYKELIRIERRIKRWILKNNLKITIAGHTHRPRFPEPGQIPFFNDGSCVHPRSITGLEIEGGNISLIKWQIATKPDGTLQIVRILLEGPEKLVEYIDK from the coding sequence ATGTCCTCCTATACCAGGTTAGACCGTGCTTATCAAAACGCCAAAATCATTTCTTTTGATGATAGAGATAAGTTTATACTTTTTAGTGACTGCCATAGAGGAGATAATAGTTTTGCTGATGATTTTGCCAACAATCGAAACATCTATTTTCATGCACTAAACCATTACTATCGAGAGGGTTTCAGTTATTGCGAACTTGGTGATGGAGACGAGTTATGGGAAAATATCAGTTTTGAATCCATATTTGAAGCGCATAAAAATGTTTTTCAATTATTACGAAAATTTCATCTTGAAAATAGACTGTATATGGTATGGGGCAACCATGATATGGTTTATAGAGATAAATCATACGTGGACAAACACTTGTCGAGCTATTTTGAGCCCATAGATGACTCAGACAAGGAACTTTTTGAAGGCATAACTTACCATGAAGCGTTGATTCTTAAGCACAAGGAAACACAGCAGGAACTATTTTGTACCCATGGCCACCAAGCGGATTGGTGGAACTATGTTTGCTGGCGTATAGGTCGTTTTTTGGTTCGAGTTCTTTGGAAGCCTTTACAAGTAGTTGGCATTGCAGATCCTACAAGTCCAGCAAAAAACTACAAAGAACTAATCAGAATTGAAAGACGCATTAAACGTTGGATTTTAAAAAATAACTTAAAGATTACAATTGCAGGACATACGCATCGCCCACGTTTTCCTGAACCAGGGCAAATTCCTTTTTTTAATGATGGTAGCTGTGTACATCCTCGAAGTATTACCGGACTGGAAATTGAAGGCGGTAATATTTCTTTGATCAAATGGCAGATTGCCACAAAACCAGATGGTACGCTTCAAATAGTAAGAATATTATTGGAAGGTCCCGAAAAATTGGTGGAATACATAGATAAATAA
- a CDS encoding 2Fe-2S iron-sulfur cluster-binding protein, with protein MSDIKLKIIDRDGVLHEVDAPTDMNMNLMEVVRSYELAPEGTIGICGGMAMCASCQCYIKSDHSLPEKSDDEEAMLAEAFFVEDNSRLGCQIHMQDNLDGLEVELAPEEA; from the coding sequence ATGTCCGACATAAAGCTTAAGATTATAGATCGTGATGGAGTATTGCATGAAGTTGATGCGCCAACGGATATGAATATGAATTTGATGGAGGTTGTTCGTTCCTATGAACTTGCTCCAGAAGGAACCATTGGAATCTGTGGTGGAATGGCCATGTGCGCTTCTTGCCAATGTTATATAAAATCTGATCATTCACTCCCAGAAAAATCTGATGATGAGGAAGCCATGTTGGCTGAAGCCTTCTTTGTAGAAGATAACAGCCGCTTAGGATGCCAAATCCACATGCAGGATAATTTGGATGGGCTAGAGGTGGAGTTGGCTCCGGAAGAAGCTTAA
- a CDS encoding YgcG family protein yields MNKKVLFCFWFLISFCGFAQQQYPDLREIVTDSAKIFSAQELEDLKTKLTNFEEETTNQLVVLTIKDLGNETIEEYANKTFNKNKLGQKEKDNGILILFAHNDRKVRIEVGYGLEPYITDAVASNVIRNTMIPQFKKSNYYEGINLAADQLIEFLNNPEALEEFKKEMDASENQMDWVVKLVMGLFLSIFIAAGGFIFFKAYSGLIEIFRGMLIGKLGLLQGLFMMVFSLIQILFSSVFILMPLFFASMVFGVVKDIDNMDQVFEHTHWLYYILATFLGITILIAVLKILLKGKEDFKLSLYKNDKTYMRKTFSSSGSHSFGSSSGGSSSGGFSGGGGSSGGGGASGSW; encoded by the coding sequence ATGAATAAGAAAGTGCTGTTTTGTTTTTGGTTTCTGATTTCTTTCTGTGGTTTTGCACAACAACAATATCCTGATTTAAGGGAAATAGTTACCGACAGTGCAAAAATATTTTCTGCACAAGAATTGGAAGACCTAAAAACCAAGCTCACCAATTTTGAAGAAGAAACTACAAATCAGTTGGTGGTGCTTACCATTAAAGATTTAGGTAATGAAACTATTGAAGAATATGCTAACAAGACTTTCAATAAAAACAAATTAGGTCAAAAAGAAAAGGACAACGGTATTCTTATCCTTTTTGCCCACAATGATAGAAAGGTTCGCATTGAGGTCGGTTATGGCCTGGAGCCTTATATAACAGATGCAGTTGCTTCCAATGTTATTAGAAATACCATGATTCCCCAGTTTAAGAAGTCCAACTATTATGAGGGTATAAATCTAGCTGCAGATCAACTCATCGAATTTCTTAACAATCCTGAAGCGCTTGAGGAATTCAAAAAAGAAATGGACGCTAGTGAAAACCAAATGGATTGGGTTGTTAAGCTTGTTATGGGCCTCTTTCTTTCCATATTCATTGCAGCTGGCGGGTTCATATTTTTCAAGGCATATTCTGGTTTAATAGAAATTTTTAGAGGAATGTTGATAGGCAAACTAGGTTTGCTCCAGGGTTTGTTCATGATGGTTTTTAGTTTGATTCAAATCCTTTTTTCTTCTGTTTTCATTTTGATGCCCTTGTTCTTTGCTTCAATGGTTTTTGGTGTTGTTAAGGATATAGATAATATGGATCAGGTGTTTGAACATACTCATTGGCTTTATTACATTCTTGCCACTTTCTTAGGGATAACCATTTTAATTGCCGTTTTGAAAATCTTGCTTAAAGGGAAAGAAGATTTTAAACTTTCGCTCTACAAAAACGATAAGACTTACATGCGTAAAACCTTCTCTTCATCTGGTAGCCATTCTTTTGGTTCAAGCTCAGGTGGAAGCAGCTCTGGGGGCTTCTCTGGAGGAGGTGGTAGTTCAGGCGGTGGTGGTGCAAGTGGAAGTTGGTGA
- a CDS encoding four helix bundle protein: MTIQRFEDLKVWQKSQDLSVEVYRMFSNITDFGFRDQIRRASVPISNNIAEGFERSSNANFKRFLYFSLASNSEVRSMLYQSERLNHLDQPKAEELINETNEVSKMLYAFIKSMK, from the coding sequence ATGACAATACAGCGTTTTGAAGATTTAAAAGTTTGGCAAAAATCTCAAGATTTATCCGTTGAAGTATATAGAATGTTTTCAAATATTACGGATTTTGGTTTTAGGGATCAAATAAGAAGGGCTTCGGTACCTATTTCAAATAATATTGCAGAAGGTTTTGAACGAAGTTCCAACGCCAATTTTAAAAGATTTTTATATTTCTCATTGGCTTCAAACAGTGAAGTAAGATCGATGTTATATCAGTCTGAAAGATTAAACCATTTAGATCAACCAAAAGCCGAAGAATTGATTAATGAAACAAACGAGGTTTCAAAAATGCTTTACGCATTTATCAAATCAATGAAATAA
- a CDS encoding acylase, with translation MRTVALLVFLMMVSCGEKPQTEVEKWEAQAENITIIRDDFGVPHIYGKTDADAVFGLLYAQCEDDFNRVEQNYIWAIGRLAEVEGEDALYSDLRARLFMSEEEAKANYDKSPEWLKELCDAFADGINYYLYTHPEVKPRLLTKFEPWMPMYFSEGSIGGDIERISVRKIKAFYESGLEIPEMEELKMKREEEMAEPQGSNGIAISGKLTASGNAMLLINPHTSFYFRGEVHVVSEEGLNAYGAVTWGQFFVYQGFNEKTGWMHTSTYTDVMDEFKETIVKNDDNLFYQYEEELRPVETSEVTLKYKDGDGVKEKTFPMYHTHHGPITHAVDKQWTASAMMWEPVKALEQSYTRTKKEGYDGFREMMDIRTNSSNNTVYADAEGNIAYFHGNFIPKRDTIFNYREPVDGSNPKTDWQGLHSVDENILVLNPDNGWIQNCNSTPYTSALEFSPKKEDYPNYMSIDRENFRGVHAIGLLKDKNGYTLDSLIELAHDPYLPAFEALIPGLIKAYYAHHDRNPKLQGAIDTLADWNFKTSKESVAMTLAHYYGTLSYKKADRPEGMTPIQLITYWGSESPQKEKLTLFEEVVDQLETDFGTWKMPWGEVHRYQRLNGDIRQPFDDTKPSSPIGFASGRWGALAAYGARYNNGTKKIYGTRGNSFVAAVEFGEKVKAKTILAGGQSGNPDSPHFDDQIQMYSNVNWKDAAFYREDVLKRAVKTYKPGETQE, from the coding sequence ATGAGAACAGTAGCGTTATTAGTTTTTTTAATGATGGTTTCTTGTGGAGAAAAACCACAAACAGAAGTCGAAAAATGGGAGGCCCAAGCTGAAAATATTACAATTATTAGGGATGATTTTGGGGTACCACATATTTATGGAAAAACTGATGCAGATGCTGTATTTGGACTGCTATATGCCCAATGCGAAGATGATTTTAACCGAGTAGAGCAAAACTATATTTGGGCCATAGGAAGATTGGCAGAGGTTGAAGGAGAAGATGCTTTATACAGTGATTTAAGAGCCAGACTTTTTATGAGTGAGGAAGAAGCAAAGGCCAATTATGACAAAAGCCCCGAATGGCTAAAAGAACTTTGCGATGCTTTTGCAGATGGCATTAATTATTACTTGTATACCCACCCAGAAGTAAAGCCAAGATTGTTGACCAAGTTTGAGCCATGGATGCCCATGTATTTTAGTGAAGGTTCCATAGGTGGAGATATAGAACGAATTTCTGTCAGAAAAATAAAAGCTTTCTATGAAAGTGGACTGGAGATTCCAGAAATGGAAGAATTGAAAATGAAAAGGGAGGAGGAAATGGCTGAACCTCAAGGATCCAATGGAATAGCTATTTCAGGAAAATTGACAGCCTCTGGCAATGCTATGTTATTGATAAATCCGCACACCTCATTTTACTTTAGAGGAGAAGTACATGTTGTTTCCGAAGAAGGTTTGAATGCTTATGGTGCGGTGACTTGGGGGCAGTTTTTTGTGTACCAAGGTTTTAATGAGAAAACGGGATGGATGCATACTTCAACATATACAGATGTGATGGACGAGTTCAAGGAAACCATAGTGAAAAATGATGATAATTTGTTTTATCAATATGAAGAAGAGTTAAGACCTGTGGAAACATCAGAAGTGACCTTGAAGTATAAAGATGGTGATGGTGTCAAAGAAAAGACCTTTCCCATGTACCATACCCATCACGGACCAATAACTCATGCGGTAGATAAGCAATGGACAGCTTCTGCGATGATGTGGGAACCGGTAAAAGCATTGGAACAATCTTATACCCGAACCAAAAAAGAGGGCTATGATGGATTTAGAGAAATGATGGATATCCGTACTAACTCTTCCAACAATACGGTCTATGCCGATGCCGAAGGTAATATTGCCTATTTCCATGGAAACTTTATTCCAAAAAGAGATACTATTTTCAATTACAGAGAACCGGTTGATGGAAGCAATCCTAAAACTGATTGGCAAGGTTTGCATTCAGTGGACGAGAACATTCTGGTATTGAATCCTGATAATGGTTGGATTCAGAATTGTAATTCCACACCGTATACATCGGCGCTAGAATTTAGTCCAAAGAAAGAAGACTACCCAAATTACATGTCCATAGACCGGGAGAACTTTCGTGGTGTGCATGCCATTGGTTTATTAAAAGACAAAAATGGTTATACTTTAGATAGTCTTATTGAACTTGCCCATGATCCATATTTACCTGCTTTTGAAGCATTGATTCCTGGATTGATAAAGGCCTACTATGCTCATCATGATAGAAATCCAAAATTACAAGGGGCTATAGATACTTTGGCGGATTGGAATTTTAAGACGTCAAAAGAATCTGTGGCAATGACCTTAGCACATTATTATGGGACCTTAAGCTATAAAAAAGCGGATAGACCTGAAGGGATGACCCCAATACAATTAATTACATATTGGGGCAGTGAATCACCTCAAAAAGAAAAATTGACACTTTTTGAAGAAGTAGTTGACCAATTGGAAACAGATTTTGGAACTTGGAAAATGCCTTGGGGTGAGGTTCACCGTTACCAAAGACTTAATGGGGATATTCGTCAACCATTTGATGACACCAAGCCAAGTAGTCCAATAGGTTTTGCGAGTGGTCGCTGGGGCGCTTTGGCCGCCTATGGAGCGCGATATAATAATGGAACCAAGAAAATCTATGGCACTCGAGGCAACAGTTTTGTCGCTGCTGTGGAGTTTGGGGAAAAAGTAAAGGCAAAAACAATTTTAGCTGGCGGTCAAAGTGGTAATCCTGATTCCCCACATTTTGATGACCAAATCCAAATGTATTCTAATGTGAATTGGAAAGATGCTGCATTTTACAGAGAAGATGTGCTAAAAAGAGCTGTAAAAACCTATAAGCCAGGGGAAACTCAAGAGTAG
- a CDS encoding acyltransferase family protein — METKVRRYDLDWLRVIVFGLLIFYHVGMFFVPWGWHVKNNVIYDWLRWPMMFLNQWRLPVLFVISGMGTYYALGKRNIWKFNLERYLRLGIPLAIGMLLIVPPQVYFERMANGQFIGSYLEYFTTVAFDGIYPEGNISWHHLWFLPYLFLFSLVLSPILVYLRQNNTKFIQWLKNLIKRPSRLYVFVIPLYLLETFVEPFFDVTHALIDDWFNISFSIVLFFYGFLLIATGEVFWDSLKSIKTKALIIGILAFFSQVFIWLFLEDGYVVHAVEALLKVVNIWSWILVLFAYSAKYLNRSSKKLAYANRAVYPFYILHQTITVAIGYYLIKLDWGLVAKASILVIGTFGLSWLIYDLIILRIPLLHPLFGLKQKKGELNAGR, encoded by the coding sequence ATGGAAACAAAGGTTAGACGTTACGATTTAGATTGGTTGCGAGTAATCGTTTTTGGATTGCTCATTTTCTATCACGTAGGAATGTTTTTTGTGCCATGGGGCTGGCATGTTAAAAACAATGTTATTTATGATTGGTTACGGTGGCCAATGATGTTCTTAAACCAATGGCGACTTCCCGTCTTATTTGTTATTTCAGGGATGGGAACATACTACGCGTTGGGCAAAAGAAACATATGGAAATTTAATTTAGAACGTTATCTGCGTTTGGGAATTCCTTTAGCAATAGGCATGTTACTCATTGTTCCACCTCAAGTATATTTTGAACGTATGGCAAATGGACAATTTATAGGCTCTTATTTAGAATATTTTACAACCGTTGCTTTTGATGGAATCTATCCTGAAGGGAACATTAGCTGGCACCACCTTTGGTTTTTGCCGTACCTTTTTCTGTTTTCATTGGTGCTTTCTCCTATTTTGGTTTACTTACGTCAAAACAACACAAAATTCATCCAATGGCTGAAAAATCTGATTAAAAGGCCTTCTCGACTTTACGTTTTTGTAATTCCTTTATATCTGTTAGAAACCTTTGTTGAGCCTTTTTTTGATGTTACACACGCGCTAATTGATGACTGGTTCAACATAAGCTTTAGCATAGTTCTATTTTTCTATGGGTTTTTATTGATTGCCACAGGTGAGGTTTTCTGGGACAGTTTAAAAAGTATTAAGACAAAAGCGCTTATTATTGGAATCTTAGCTTTCTTTAGTCAAGTTTTTATTTGGCTTTTTTTAGAAGATGGCTATGTTGTGCATGCTGTTGAAGCCTTGCTGAAAGTAGTAAATATTTGGTCGTGGATTCTTGTGCTTTTTGCCTACTCCGCAAAATACCTAAATAGGTCCAGTAAAAAACTTGCTTATGCTAATAGAGCTGTATATCCCTTCTATATTTTACACCAGACCATTACCGTTGCAATTGGTTATTATTTAATTAAATTGGATTGGGGATTAGTAGCAAAAGCTTCCATTTTAGTGATTGGAACATTTGGTCTCAGTTGGTTGATTTATGATTTAATCATCTTACGGATACCCTTGTTGCACCCCTTATTTGGCTTAAAACAAAAAAAGGGTGAATTAAATGCAGGGCGATGA